The nucleotide sequence TTTTACCTTGATATTAGAGACTGAAATCCCGGTAATAGCGCTTATTTCATCATATTTAAGCCCATCTACCGCGCTCATAAGGAATAATTTTTTTTCTTCGTCATCAAGCAGCGCCAAAAGAGCATCGGCTTCCATTGAATTATCACTACCTGTTTGTTCATATGATAATGTTATATTTTCAGTATTAATATGTTTTTTATTTCTATTGTATTCATCTATAAATAAATTTTTGCCAATCTTGTAAAGGAGCATAGGGGAAAGCTTATCTTTATATTTTTTTAATATTTTGAAGTAGGTTTCTTGGAATATATCATCAGCAAGGGCACTATCTCTTGTCAGAGAAAGGAGGTAATGGTAGAAACCTTTTTTCGTTTGATCAAAAAAAACCTGAAATTTATCCATAAATTGTAGTGTAATATTAAAAGGGTGGCAGTCCACCCTCTTTTATCTGCTTGTGGCTCCAAACCCTGTGCCATCTTTTGGCTGAGGCTGAGTGCCGTCTCCATACCCTTTGCCGCTGCCGTCAAGAGCTCTGTCCCCTGTCTTAAATCCGTTTTGAGTCGAGCTTCCACTATAGCTGTGCATTGAGGCTTTTCCGTTTGAGCTCCCTTTTGAGCCCCCTTTCCCTTTTGCAAAAGAGTTTACTGAAGTAAATGTTAACAAAACTACAACCATTAAAGCAATCGTTTTTTTCATTTTTTACCTCCTTGATTTGATATCTATAAAACTGTGCAAAAGAGAAAAGGTTACAAAAAATATTTAAAATTGATTTTTTATTTTGGCATTTATGTTGCTAATATTTATTCAGGAGGAAATTATGAGGAAACTTTTTCACCTGATTATAGTTTGTATGTTGATTATCTCAATTTATGGGTGCAGTGCACTTAAAACAAATGTCAACGATGCAACAGACCTTGTTTTTTCGGCAGATACGGGTGTACTCCTTATGGCTGCACTGATAGAGATGAATACTAATTTTTCATCCCTAATATACGATAAAACAAAAGCAAAATTTAAAGACTACTCCTTTGTCGCAAATAAAAAAATCGAGCTTAAAAAAAGATTTTTTGTGATTCCTCCAAAAAATTATTTGGGAGAATACGATTTTGAGACAAAGAGACTGGTGGAAAATGTTATCGTTTTAAATAAGCTTGGGGAAGTGACACAGGAAGCCGAATTGGCCGATTATGTAATAATATTAAATTTTGATGAGTCTATTACAAAAGTTTTCGGGGAAAATTTTATCAGGGAAGAGATAACTGTTTTTGATAAAAATGATGCTATTGTTTCCCATATGGCAGTTACCGTTCTGTCAAAAAGTGACAGCAATTTTTTTTATTTTCCCGGCAAAGCGGCAAGACCTGTATCATATCTTAAAATCAAAGGTTTAGAATATTTGATAGATAAAACTTTTCCAAAAGTCTTCGATATGAAAAAAGGGGGGAAAGATGCTTAACGGGCTCTATGTGGCAGCAAGCGGGATGCTTCAAATGGAGAAAAAGCTTGATGTTTTAAGTAACAATTTGTCCAACATAAATACAGCTGGTTACAAAATGGATACTCCTACTTTTGAGAGTTATCTGAAAAAAGAAGAGGATTTTCCTCAAGATATTATCAGGCAGAGCAAATATAATCAGACAATTAATGCAGTATCAAGGCTTGCAGAGGTAGCAACCGATTTTTCTTCAGGCAACATAAGGCAGACAGGGAATCCTTTTGACTTGGCACTTAGCA is from Deferrivibrio essentukiensis and encodes:
- a CDS encoding RNA polymerase sigma factor, with the translated sequence MDKFQVFFDQTKKGFYHYLLSLTRDSALADDIFQETYFKILKKYKDKLSPMLLYKIGKNLFIDEYNRNKKHINTENITLSYEQTGSDNSMEADALLALLDDEEKKLFLMSAVDGLKYDEISAITGISVSNIKVKIFRARKKIQNTLKGG